In Aptenodytes patagonicus chromosome 8, bAptPat1.pri.cur, whole genome shotgun sequence, a genomic segment contains:
- the CISH gene encoding cytokine-inducible SH2-containing protein has product MLFPWSRSDMILCVQGPHPLLAEEKIRRLSLGGIAVDLSEPIMQPLPVMAFQEESAPAFAAPVPDSNPPQTRDPEEDLLCIAKTFSYLRESGWYWGSITASEAKQHLQKMPEGTFLVRDSTHPSYLFTLSVKTNRGPTNVRIEYTDSKFRLDSNYLSKPRILAFPDVVSLIQHYVMSCTMESKNEAPYPPPSPLPPMQKEMAAAAVHLKLIRPLSRKDNIPSLQHLCRLRINKSTANVDQLPLPRRMGDYLKQYPFQL; this is encoded by the exons ATGCTTTTCCCTTGGTCCAGGAGTGACATGATCCTCTGCGTTCAGGG ACCTCATCCTTTGCTGGCAGAGGAAAAGATCAGGAGACTGTCACTCGGGGGCATTGCGGTGGATTTGTCAGAGCCGATCATGCAGCCTCTCCCAGTTATGGCCTTCCAGGAGGAGTCTGCACCTGCCTTTGCAGCACCAGTTCCAGACAGCAACCCACCTCAGACACGAGACCCTGAAGAAGACCTTCTCTGCATTGCAAAAACCTTCTCCTATCTGCGAGAATCTG GTTGGTACTGGGGATCTATCACTGCCAGCGAGGCCAAGCAGCATCTCCAAAAGATGCCTGAGGGCACCTTCCTGGTACGGGACAGCACCCACCCCAGCTACCTGTTCACACTCTCTGTCAAGACAAATCGAGGTCCCACCAACGTGCGCATCGAATACACTGACAGCAAGTTCCGGCTAGACTCAAACTACTTGTCCAAACCTCGCATCCTGGCCTTCCCGGATGTGGTCAGTCTTATCCAGCATTATGTCATGTCCTGCACAATGGAAAGCAAGAATGAGGCTCCTTACCCACCTCCGTCTCCTCTACCTCCCATGCAAAAAGagatggcagcagctgcagtACACTTGAAACTCATCCGGCCGCTCAGCCGCAAAGACAACATCCCCAGTCTACAGCACCTGTGCCGGCTACGGATTAACAAGTCTACAGCCAACGTGGACCAGCTCCCTCTACCTAGGCGGATGGGGGACTATTTGAAGCAATACCCTTTCCAACTCTGA